A part of Gambusia affinis linkage group LG19, SWU_Gaff_1.0, whole genome shotgun sequence genomic DNA contains:
- the srl gene encoding sarcalumenin isoform X1, producing MKGTVSICCLLTLLLLQATAEVEEFDSVLRDRSHIDETLRLAAEEKAADYAAAIQKLRKIYHTSIKPMEQAYKYNELRQHEISAYPGRTLGDSATDGEITSKPMVLFLGPWSVGKSSMINYLLGLHDSPYQLYTGAEPTTSEFTVIMHGEKIRSVEGIVMAADSSRSFSPLEKFGQNFLEKLIGIEMPHKLLERVTFVDTPGIIENRKQQERGYPFNDVCQWFIDRADLIFVVFDPTKLDVGLELEMLFRQLKGRESQIRIILNKADNLATQDLMRVYGALFWSLAPLINVTEPPRVYVSSFWPYDYAPDTSRELFKKEEISLLEDLNQVIENRMENKIAFIRQHAIRVRIHALLVDRYVQTFKEKMSFFSDPELVFQEIVDEPDKFYIFKSILAKTNVSKFDLPNRDAYRDFFGINPIAHFKSLASQCSYIGGCLLDKIEKAITNELPALLSSINSGKQPGLSSCEVTGCGEKPKNRYRKN from the exons aGGTGGAAGAATTTGATTCTGTCCTAAGAGACAGATCTCATATTGATGAGACACTGCGGCTTGCAGCTGAGGAAAAAGCAGCAGACTATGCCG CGGCTATACAGAAGTTGCGGAAGATCTACCATACATCCATCAAACCAATGGAGCAGGCCTACAAGTACAACGAGCTCAGGCAGCATGAGATTTCAG CATACCCCGGACGAACCCTGGGCGACTCGGCCACAG ATGGAGAGATTACCTCCAAGCCCATGGTGCTGTTCCTTGGACCCTGGAGTGTAGGAAAGTCCTCAATGATCAATTACCTCCTGGGCTTGCACGACAGCCCATATCAGCTTTACACAG GAGCTGAGCCCACTACCTCTGAGTTTACTGTTATAATGCACGGGGAGAAAATCCGCTCTGTAGAGGGTATCGTCATGGCAGCAGATAGCTCTCGCTCGTTCTCTCCACTTGAAAAGTTTGGCCAGAACTTCCTGGAAAAGCTAATCGGCATCGAGATGCCTCACAAGCTGCTAGAACGTGTGACTTTTGTGGACACACCGGGAATCATAGAGAACCGAAAGCAGCAGGAAAGAG GTTATCCTTTCAATGATGTCTGCCAGTGGTTCATTGACCGTGCTGATCTCATCTTTGTTGTGTTTGACCCAACCAAACTGGATGTTGGTCTTGAGCTCGAGATGTTATTCCGGCAGTTGAAAGGCCGGGAGTCACAGATCCGCATCATCCTAAACAAGGCGGACAATCTGGCCACGCAGGACTTAATGAGAGTTTATGGAGCACTCTTCTGGAGTTTGGCTCCACTTATTAATGTGACTGAACCGCCTCGTGTCTACGTCAGCTCCTTCTGGCCATATGATTATGCCCCAGACACCAGTCGGGAACTCTTCAAGAAAGAGGAAATCTCCCTCCTGGAAGATCTTAACCAGGTGATTGAGAACCGGATGGAGAACAAGATCGCCTTCATCCGCCAACATGCCATCCGCGTGCGCATCCATGCCCTGCTTGTGGACCGTTACGTCCAGACCTTCAAAGAGAAGATGAGCTTTTTCAGTGACCCAGAATTGGTCTTCCAAGAGATTGTAGATGAGCCGgacaagttttacattttcaaatcaattcTAGCCAAGACCAACGTCAGCAAGTTTGACCTACCCAACCGGGATGCTTACCGTGACTTCTTTGGCATCAATCCAATCGCCCACTTCAAGTCCCTGGCATCTCAATGTTCCTACATTGGAGGCTGCCTTTTGGATAAGATTGAGAAGGCAATCACCAACGAGCTGCCCGCTCTCCTGAGCAGCATTAACTCTGGCAAGCAGCCCGGCTTGTCATCCTGTGAGGTCACTGGTTGTGGTGAGAAGCCAAAGAATCGCTACCGAAAGAATTGA
- the srl gene encoding sarcalumenin isoform X2 codes for MKGTVSICCLLTLLLLQATAEVEEFDSVLRDRSHIDETLRLAAEEKAADYAAAIQKLRKIYHTSIKPMEQAYKYNELRQHEISDGEITSKPMVLFLGPWSVGKSSMINYLLGLHDSPYQLYTGAEPTTSEFTVIMHGEKIRSVEGIVMAADSSRSFSPLEKFGQNFLEKLIGIEMPHKLLERVTFVDTPGIIENRKQQERGYPFNDVCQWFIDRADLIFVVFDPTKLDVGLELEMLFRQLKGRESQIRIILNKADNLATQDLMRVYGALFWSLAPLINVTEPPRVYVSSFWPYDYAPDTSRELFKKEEISLLEDLNQVIENRMENKIAFIRQHAIRVRIHALLVDRYVQTFKEKMSFFSDPELVFQEIVDEPDKFYIFKSILAKTNVSKFDLPNRDAYRDFFGINPIAHFKSLASQCSYIGGCLLDKIEKAITNELPALLSSINSGKQPGLSSCEVTGCGEKPKNRYRKN; via the exons aGGTGGAAGAATTTGATTCTGTCCTAAGAGACAGATCTCATATTGATGAGACACTGCGGCTTGCAGCTGAGGAAAAAGCAGCAGACTATGCCG CGGCTATACAGAAGTTGCGGAAGATCTACCATACATCCATCAAACCAATGGAGCAGGCCTACAAGTACAACGAGCTCAGGCAGCATGAGATTTCAG ATGGAGAGATTACCTCCAAGCCCATGGTGCTGTTCCTTGGACCCTGGAGTGTAGGAAAGTCCTCAATGATCAATTACCTCCTGGGCTTGCACGACAGCCCATATCAGCTTTACACAG GAGCTGAGCCCACTACCTCTGAGTTTACTGTTATAATGCACGGGGAGAAAATCCGCTCTGTAGAGGGTATCGTCATGGCAGCAGATAGCTCTCGCTCGTTCTCTCCACTTGAAAAGTTTGGCCAGAACTTCCTGGAAAAGCTAATCGGCATCGAGATGCCTCACAAGCTGCTAGAACGTGTGACTTTTGTGGACACACCGGGAATCATAGAGAACCGAAAGCAGCAGGAAAGAG GTTATCCTTTCAATGATGTCTGCCAGTGGTTCATTGACCGTGCTGATCTCATCTTTGTTGTGTTTGACCCAACCAAACTGGATGTTGGTCTTGAGCTCGAGATGTTATTCCGGCAGTTGAAAGGCCGGGAGTCACAGATCCGCATCATCCTAAACAAGGCGGACAATCTGGCCACGCAGGACTTAATGAGAGTTTATGGAGCACTCTTCTGGAGTTTGGCTCCACTTATTAATGTGACTGAACCGCCTCGTGTCTACGTCAGCTCCTTCTGGCCATATGATTATGCCCCAGACACCAGTCGGGAACTCTTCAAGAAAGAGGAAATCTCCCTCCTGGAAGATCTTAACCAGGTGATTGAGAACCGGATGGAGAACAAGATCGCCTTCATCCGCCAACATGCCATCCGCGTGCGCATCCATGCCCTGCTTGTGGACCGTTACGTCCAGACCTTCAAAGAGAAGATGAGCTTTTTCAGTGACCCAGAATTGGTCTTCCAAGAGATTGTAGATGAGCCGgacaagttttacattttcaaatcaattcTAGCCAAGACCAACGTCAGCAAGTTTGACCTACCCAACCGGGATGCTTACCGTGACTTCTTTGGCATCAATCCAATCGCCCACTTCAAGTCCCTGGCATCTCAATGTTCCTACATTGGAGGCTGCCTTTTGGATAAGATTGAGAAGGCAATCACCAACGAGCTGCCCGCTCTCCTGAGCAGCATTAACTCTGGCAAGCAGCCCGGCTTGTCATCCTGTGAGGTCACTGGTTGTGGTGAGAAGCCAAAGAATCGCTACCGAAAGAATTGA